One Actinosynnema pretiosum DNA segment encodes these proteins:
- a CDS encoding beta-ketoacyl synthase N-terminal-like domain-containing protein, with amino-acid sequence MTDQLRDYLKRVVAELHRTKEALVRERRREPVAVIGLARRVPGGALGGADLDADFFGLSRRQARALDPRQRSALESAWEVFEHAGVNPVTARGSGTGVFAGSADRDPEPESADLPRGTSGRLAHLLGLGGPALTVDTACSSSLTPLHLAVESLRRGECPLALVVASSSAEVVVLLLERLSDATREGHPAQAVLRGCAVNSTGTADPGARERVVLAALADADLTAADVDVTARATGGLGAVVELVRAVRHGVVPPDATPWPQGERARRAAVSAFEACGANAHLVLEEPPPDEPPPDEPAPGGERAGTVPWALSATTAAALRESADRLRAHVRAGGHDPADVAWTLARGRGAFEHRAVVLGADREALLTGLDALADDLPAQNLFLGTGSGHAPVLVFPGEGEWWAEVARGLLDVDDVFTEHVEARAAALDPLVGVRLLDVLRGEVAAERPDVRHAALFAVTTSLAAVWRAHGVEPVAAVGDARGEIAAAFASGSLPLADAARWVVSPEFESTADFAGSVRALLDAGRSRFLELAPRPALVTGPDRVTVGTPLRDGDLLTALAQAHTAGIDVDWTRALAGRRARIVDLPTYPFQRRPHPPAIPERATDPAVGDPSTWRRIGDLAAARPSGHWLVITPEGGVARELPEAPGFARLAVDPTTVTADDLAAALDLGPLTGVLSLLGLDERPHPDLPDVPRGLAATTELVHALAGNPAPLWCVTSGAAPVDGERATPAQARLWALGAAVAAEHPERWGGLLDVSADVDPITALAAALDHDEDRVAARRSGLWAHRLVPAGRTAEAGCPPPDPDLEDLDDEQLFALIDRGFGLR; translated from the coding sequence ATGACCGACCAGCTGCGCGACTACCTCAAGCGGGTCGTGGCCGAGCTCCACCGCACCAAGGAAGCCCTGGTGCGGGAGCGCAGGCGCGAACCGGTCGCCGTCATCGGCCTGGCCCGCCGGGTCCCCGGTGGCGCCCTCGGTGGCGCGGACCTCGACGCGGACTTCTTCGGCCTGTCCCGGCGGCAGGCGCGCGCGCTCGACCCCCGGCAGCGGTCGGCGCTGGAGAGCGCGTGGGAGGTGTTCGAGCACGCGGGCGTCAACCCGGTCACCGCGCGCGGCAGCGGGACCGGGGTGTTCGCCGGGAGCGCCGACCGCGACCCCGAGCCCGAGAGCGCCGACCTGCCCCGCGGCACGTCCGGCCGCCTCGCGCACCTGCTCGGGCTCGGCGGTCCCGCGCTCACCGTCGACACGGCCTGCTCGTCGTCGCTGACCCCGCTCCACCTCGCCGTCGAGTCGCTGCGCCGGGGCGAGTGCCCGCTGGCCCTGGTCGTCGCCTCGTCCTCGGCCGAAGTCGTCGTGCTGCTGCTGGAACGCCTCTCCGACGCCACCCGCGAGGGCCACCCGGCGCAGGCGGTGCTGCGCGGGTGCGCGGTGAACTCGACCGGGACGGCCGACCCCGGCGCGCGGGAGCGGGTCGTCCTGGCCGCGCTCGCCGACGCGGACCTGACGGCGGCGGACGTGGACGTCACCGCGCGGGCCACCGGCGGGCTCGGCGCGGTGGTCGAGCTGGTGCGGGCAGTGCGGCACGGGGTCGTCCCGCCCGACGCGACGCCCTGGCCGCAGGGGGAGCGGGCGCGGCGCGCGGCGGTGTCCGCCTTCGAGGCCTGCGGCGCCAACGCCCACCTGGTCCTGGAGGAACCACCCCCCGACGAGCCGCCGCCCGACGAGCCTGCGCCGGGCGGGGAGCGCGCCGGGACCGTGCCGTGGGCGCTGTCCGCGACCACCGCCGCCGCGCTGCGCGAGAGCGCCGACCGGCTCCGGGCCCACGTGCGCGCGGGCGGCCACGACCCCGCCGACGTCGCCTGGACCCTGGCGCGCGGGCGCGGCGCGTTCGAGCACCGCGCGGTCGTGCTCGGGGCCGACCGGGAGGCGCTGCTGACCGGGCTGGACGCGCTCGCCGACGACCTCCCGGCGCAGAACCTGTTCCTGGGCACGGGTTCCGGGCACGCGCCGGTGCTCGTCTTCCCCGGCGAGGGGGAGTGGTGGGCGGAGGTGGCGCGCGGGCTGCTCGACGTGGACGACGTGTTCACCGAGCACGTGGAAGCCCGCGCGGCGGCGCTCGACCCGCTCGTCGGGGTCCGCCTGCTGGACGTGCTGCGCGGTGAGGTGGCGGCGGAGCGGCCCGACGTGCGGCACGCCGCGCTGTTCGCGGTCACCACGTCGCTGGCGGCGGTGTGGCGGGCGCACGGCGTCGAGCCCGTCGCCGCGGTCGGGGACGCCCGCGGCGAGATCGCGGCGGCGTTCGCCTCCGGCTCCCTCCCCCTCGCGGACGCGGCCCGGTGGGTGGTGTCGCCCGAGTTCGAGTCCACGGCGGACTTCGCGGGCTCGGTGCGGGCGCTGCTCGACGCCGGTCGCAGCCGGTTCCTGGAGCTGGCCCCGCGCCCTGCGCTCGTCACCGGCCCCGACCGCGTCACCGTCGGAACCCCGCTCCGGGACGGCGACCTGCTCACCGCGCTGGCCCAGGCGCACACCGCCGGGATCGACGTCGACTGGACCCGCGCCCTCGCAGGCCGCCGCGCGCGGATCGTGGACCTGCCCACCTACCCGTTCCAGCGGCGGCCCCACCCGCCCGCGATCCCCGAGCGGGCAACCGATCCCGCCGTGGGGGACCCGTCGACCTGGCGCCGGATCGGCGACCTCGCCGCCGCGCGCCCGTCCGGCCACTGGCTGGTGATCACCCCCGAGGGCGGGGTCGCGCGCGAGCTGCCCGAGGCGCCCGGTTTCGCGCGGCTGGCCGTGGACCCCACGACGGTCACCGCCGACGACCTCGCCGCCGCGCTCGACCTCGGCCCCCTCACCGGCGTGCTCTCCCTGCTGGGCCTGGACGAGCGCCCGCACCCCGACCTGCCGGACGTCCCGCGCGGCCTCGCCGCGACCACCGAGCTGGTCCACGCCCTCGCGGGCAACCCGGCCCCGCTGTGGTGCGTGACCTCGGGCGCGGCCCCCGTCGACGGCGAGCGGGCCACCCCGGCGCAGGCGCGGCTGTGGGCGCTGGGCGCGGCCGTCGCCGCCGAGCACCCCGAGCGGTGGGGAGGTCTGCTCGACGTCTCGGCGGACGTCGACCCGATCACCGCCCTGGCCGCCGCGCTCGACCACGACGAGGACCGGGTCGCGGCCAGGCGGTCCGGCCTGTGGGCGCACCGGCTCGTCCCGGCAGGCCGGACCGCCGAAGCTGGTTGCCCGCCACCCGACCCAGACCTCGAGGACCTGGACGACGAGCAGCTGTTCGCCCTGATCGACCGGGGCTTCGGCCTCCGCTGA
- a CDS encoding NAD(P)/FAD-dependent oxidoreductase, translated as MKQRTSHAVVLGGGLAGMLAAKVLAEHVDRVTVVERDDLAADPLARDGLPQHRHAHLLPASGAHALEALLPGVVDALVHAGAHRLALPTDLLALTPAGWQRRFPGRRFALTCTRGLVDRQVRRRVFVEPDVELLDATEATGLLGGAGRVTGVRLRDRRGGGAGALRADLVVDATGRDARTPGWLAAIGAPAPGAEVVDRGVVCASLLFTAPASARTGFPAVTTALDPRSGGRASLLTPVEDGRWLITLVAAAGVEPPSDEAGFADFARALPSPLVAELVAAAEPDGDVHLSRATANRRLRPERTPEGFLVLGDALSAVNPVHAHGMATAARSALALRDELRAHGLTAGAQRALTRAARPAWTTATTLDRLAAGPADPGGLTRLRLALSRRLTAATRPPGADLPGSAAGLAHPGVLSALLRGTPPGGAGAAPPFTAEERATHPFLGAGR; from the coding sequence GTGAAGCAGCGGACGTCGCACGCCGTCGTGCTGGGCGGCGGGCTCGCCGGGATGCTCGCCGCGAAGGTCCTGGCCGAGCACGTGGACCGGGTCACCGTGGTGGAGCGCGACGACCTCGCCGCCGACCCGCTGGCCCGCGACGGCCTGCCGCAGCACCGGCACGCGCACCTCCTGCCCGCGAGCGGCGCCCACGCGCTGGAGGCGCTGCTGCCGGGTGTGGTCGACGCGCTCGTCCACGCGGGCGCGCACCGCCTCGCCCTGCCCACCGACCTGCTCGCGCTCACCCCCGCAGGCTGGCAGCGCCGGTTCCCCGGCAGGCGGTTCGCGCTCACCTGCACCCGCGGCCTGGTGGACCGGCAGGTGCGGCGCAGGGTCTTCGTGGAGCCGGACGTCGAGCTGCTCGACGCGACCGAGGCCACCGGCCTGCTGGGCGGCGCCGGGCGGGTCACCGGGGTGCGCCTGCGCGACCGGCGCGGCGGCGGGGCGGGCGCCCTGCGCGCGGACCTGGTCGTGGACGCCACCGGCCGGGACGCCCGCACCCCCGGCTGGCTCGCCGCGATCGGCGCTCCCGCGCCGGGCGCGGAGGTCGTGGACCGGGGGGTGGTGTGCGCGTCGCTGCTCTTCACCGCGCCCGCCTCGGCCCGCACCGGGTTCCCGGCCGTGACGACCGCGCTCGACCCCCGCTCCGGGGGCCGCGCCTCGCTGCTCACGCCCGTGGAGGACGGCCGCTGGCTGATCACCCTCGTGGCCGCCGCGGGCGTCGAACCGCCGTCCGACGAGGCCGGGTTCGCCGACTTCGCGCGGGCGCTGCCCAGCCCGCTCGTCGCCGAGCTGGTGGCGGCGGCCGAACCGGACGGCGACGTCCACCTGTCCCGCGCCACGGCCAACCGCCGCCTGCGCCCCGAGCGGACCCCGGAGGGGTTCCTGGTGCTGGGCGACGCGCTGAGCGCGGTCAACCCGGTGCACGCGCACGGCATGGCCACCGCCGCCCGGAGCGCGCTCGCGCTGCGGGACGAGCTGCGCGCGCACGGCCTGACCGCGGGCGCGCAACGGGCGCTGACCCGCGCCGCGCGCCCGGCGTGGACCACCGCGACCACCCTGGACCGCCTCGCCGCGGGCCCGGCGGACCCCGGCGGCCTCACCCGGCTGCGGCTCGCGCTGTCCCGGCGGCTGACGGCCGCGACCCGCCCGCCCGGCGCGGACCTGCCCGGTTCCGCCGCCGGACTCGCCCACCCCGGTGTGCTGTCCGCGCTGCTGCGCGGGACCCCACCGGGGGGAGCGGGGGCCGCGCCGCCGTTCACCGCCGAGGAGCGCGCCACCCACCCGTTCCTCGGGGCGGGCCGATGA